A genome region from Platichthys flesus chromosome 12, fPlaFle2.1, whole genome shotgun sequence includes the following:
- the LOC133966028 gene encoding 3-hydroxyanthranilate 3,4-dioxygenase-like: MSNSSLLVNVDNWIAQNQNAFLPPVCNKLMHFLQLNIMFVGGPNSRKDYHIEEGEELFYQLKGDMCLKVVENGKHKDVHIREGEMFLLPARIPHSPQRQANTVGLVVERRRLLTETDCLRYHVDNTTDILFEKWFYCQNLGTQLVPIIKEFFLSEQCRTGKPDPDEVFRQPPFQMNTRTVMSPFSFKDWLDKQRPALASGRPVDMFGAQFETEVMVFGPGLTETTVPQSDVWIWQMEGSSKVTMNEQEATLTAGDSFIIPEQSQYQWQREDGTVALLVVQNPERKRP, encoded by the exons ATGAGTAACAGTTCTCTTCTTGTGAATGTGGATAACTGGATTGCACAGAACCAGAATGCTTTTCTGCCGCCAGTGTGCAACAAGCTCAT GCACTTTCTTCAGCTGAATATCATGTTTGTCGGAGGTCCAAACAGCAGGAAGGATTATCACatagaagaaggagaggag TTGTTCTATCAGCTGAAGGGAGACATGTGTCTGAAAGTGGTTGAAAACGGCAAACACAAGGATGTGCAcatcagagagggagag ATGTTCCTGCTGCCGGCTCGGATACCCCACTCCCCACAGAGACAGGCCAACACTGTGGGGCTGGTGGTGGAGAGGAGACGACTGCTGACTGAGACTGACTGCTTGAG GTACCATGTGGACAACACCACTGACATCCTGTTTGAGAAATGGTTTTACTGTCAGAATCTTGGAACCCAACTGGTGCCAATAATCAAAGA ATTCTTTTTATCAGAGCAGTGCAGAACAGGAAAACCTGATCCAG atgaagtcTTCAGGCAGCCTCCCTTCCAGATGAACACTAGGACCGTGATGTCGCCTTTCAGCTTCAAAGACTGGCTGGACAAGCAGAGGCCTGCGCTGGCCAGTGGCAGGCCCGTCGACATGTTCGGAGCTCAGTTTGAGACAGAG GTGATGGTGTTTGGACCTGGCCTGACAGAGACAACAGTACCACAGAGTGACGTGTGGATTTGGCAGATG gaAGGATCCTCTAAGGTGACGATGAATGAGCAGGAGGCAACTCTTACTGCAGGAGACAGTTTCATTATTCCTGAACAGAGCCA GTACCAGTGGCAGAGAGAGGACGGCACTGTTGCCCTGTTGGTGGTTCAAAACCCTGAGCGGAAAAGACCATGA